In a single window of the Acetivibrio clariflavus DSM 19732 genome:
- a CDS encoding S-layer homology domain-containing protein, with product MSRKFLNKILLLLTVAAVFGTKVYAGSTDYLGHWAESQIREFYEKGYVLGYPDGSFKPDREITRAEFFTLINRVFDLKSKGEVTFKDVSKSFWYKDEIYNAVNAGYISGYDDGTIKPDNIVSRIEASKILANLLKWDGSFKKEDFNYKDADEVPDWAKADLFNALQQGYLKSSSDGWILPYKGITRAEAVVLLYKAKVGEIDKDLIPEVNAETELTGVLIDKHCFAFGEPEKDSVECLKMKKCEASGYGVAVKQGDGNYIFYKFDDKGQEIAKEILKTTTKENNVVVRAKGLVSGDIIRITELVEK from the coding sequence ATGAGTAGAAAATTTTTGAACAAAATACTTTTATTATTGACTGTTGCAGCAGTATTCGGCACAAAGGTATATGCAGGATCCACTGACTATTTGGGACATTGGGCGGAAAGCCAGATTAGGGAGTTTTATGAAAAGGGATATGTCTTAGGATATCCCGATGGCAGTTTTAAGCCGGATAGAGAAATAACCAGAGCTGAGTTTTTTACTCTGATTAACCGGGTATTTGATCTGAAAAGCAAAGGAGAGGTTACATTTAAAGATGTTTCAAAGAGTTTCTGGTATAAGGACGAAATATATAACGCTGTAAATGCCGGATATATATCGGGCTATGATGACGGAACCATAAAGCCTGATAATATTGTCAGCAGGATTGAGGCGTCAAAAATACTGGCCAATTTGTTAAAGTGGGATGGAAGTTTCAAAAAGGAGGATTTTAACTATAAAGATGCCGATGAGGTTCCCGATTGGGCTAAAGCTGATTTATTCAATGCATTACAGCAAGGATACTTAAAAAGCTCATCGGATGGATGGATTTTGCCCTATAAAGGAATTACAAGGGCGGAGGCAGTGGTTTTATTGTACAAAGCCAAGGTTGGAGAAATAGACAAAGATCTTATTCCTGAGGTGAATGCAGAAACTGAACTTACCGGAGTACTTATAGATAAGCACTGCTTTGCTTTTGGGGAGCCGGAAAAAGATTCGGTGGAATGCCTAAAAATGAAGAAGTGCGAAGCCAGCGGATATGGAGTGGCTGTAAAGCAGGGAGATGGAAATTACATATTCTATAAATTTGATGACAAAGGACAGGAAATTGCAAAAGAAATTTTAAAGACAACAACAAAAGAAAATAATGTGGTTGTGAGAGCTAAAGGTCTGGTCAGTGGTGATATAATCAGAATTACTGAGCTGGTGGAGAAATAA
- a CDS encoding flavodoxin family protein, whose product MKVVAFNGSPRVNGNTAQSLEIVLEEIRKEGIETELIQVGGKKLSGCKACMMCRKNQDKRCAIQDDEMNSFIEKMIEADGIIIGSPTYFSNVTAEIKALIDRCGYVAKSNGGFLKGKVGAPVVAVRRAGSNFTYAAINFFFGISEMIVPGSTYWNMTLALQPGDVWKDEEGIATFRTLGKNIAALLKKLNSNG is encoded by the coding sequence ATGAAAGTGGTTGCTTTTAACGGAAGCCCAAGGGTAAACGGTAATACCGCACAAAGTCTTGAAATTGTTTTGGAAGAGATCAGGAAGGAAGGTATTGAAACTGAATTAATACAGGTGGGAGGTAAAAAACTTTCCGGCTGCAAAGCGTGTATGATGTGCCGGAAAAACCAAGATAAGCGCTGCGCAATACAGGATGACGAAATGAACAGCTTTATTGAAAAGATGATTGAAGCTGACGGAATAATCATAGGTTCACCCACCTATTTCAGCAATGTGACTGCCGAGATAAAAGCCTTAATTGACCGGTGCGGCTATGTCGCAAAGAGCAATGGAGGATTTTTGAAAGGTAAGGTTGGCGCCCCGGTTGTGGCTGTGCGCAGGGCCGGCAGCAATTTTACCTATGCGGCTATTAACTTTTTCTTCGGTATTTCTGAGATGATTGTACCGGGAAGTACTTATTGGAATATGACTTTGGCCCTGCAGCCGGGTGATGTATGGAAGGATGAAGAAGGAATAGCCACCTTCAGAACTCTTGGAAAAAATATTGCAGCATTACTGAAAAAGCTTAACAGCAACGGATAG
- a CDS encoding sulfite exporter TauE/SafE family protein, translating to MRPKEAIQNSPKDVKSILHKSIAILFGVIAVVAVYQVFKHYLSIDLINLLHDLFMLKNLPSLGEDSSYGILFVLGILTSVHCIGMCGGIAMSQTIGKVENLQDKRKNIKNLMLPSALYNLGRIISYTFIGGLVGGLGQVLSFNGLLKGLVPIAGGILMIVMGIKLLGIFPALRKFNIPVPSFVARKLVNQNNYTPFIVGILTGLMPCGPLQIVQLYALGTRSVLIGALSMFVFSVGTVPALLVFGMLNSFISKKNSNRILKFSAALVVVLGFVMIGRGLALSGININFMGKSNVNTDGIAKIEGNFQKVVTKVDAGSYPSIIVQKGIPVKWTITADKESLNQCNNEITIPKLNINKKLTVGENIIEFTAENEGEIVYTCWMGMIKSNIYVVSDLKQIPENITLLRDNKDNTESSSCSMSNLEGEYSPGSNSNNCNEKEACRMEKDKSGEECDKMGNNRLSAECSTTDKSVKGKGEMSDAVNHSIHEKQKVPTGEEQKKAADEIKFKTWEGYLIDKHCFEIMKPENETRACLLMEECADSGYGIAVKQNDGNYKFYMFDEKGHQLAYEQLNKLTKNSGFKVIVKGTLTENIINVYEFSVN from the coding sequence ATGAGGCCGAAGGAAGCTATTCAAAACAGTCCAAAGGATGTTAAAAGTATTTTGCATAAAAGTATAGCTATTTTGTTTGGAGTGATAGCTGTTGTCGCTGTTTATCAAGTTTTCAAGCATTATTTGTCCATTGACTTGATAAATCTTTTACATGACCTTTTTATGCTGAAGAATTTGCCGTCCCTTGGCGAAGATTCCAGCTACGGTATACTGTTCGTACTGGGAATACTCACGTCGGTTCATTGCATCGGCATGTGCGGCGGTATAGCAATGTCGCAAACAATAGGAAAAGTGGAAAATTTACAAGACAAAAGGAAAAATATAAAAAATTTAATGCTTCCGTCGGCTTTATATAATTTGGGAAGGATAATCTCCTACACTTTTATTGGCGGTCTTGTAGGAGGGCTGGGACAGGTATTGAGTTTCAACGGATTGTTGAAAGGCTTGGTTCCCATTGCAGGAGGTATTCTGATGATTGTAATGGGGATAAAGCTTTTGGGAATATTTCCTGCGTTAAGGAAATTCAATATCCCCGTCCCGTCTTTTGTGGCTAGAAAATTGGTTAACCAAAACAACTATACGCCTTTTATTGTGGGTATACTGACAGGATTGATGCCTTGCGGACCTCTTCAGATTGTTCAGTTGTATGCTTTGGGTACTAGAAGTGTTTTAATTGGGGCACTGTCGATGTTTGTATTTTCTGTGGGAACTGTACCGGCACTTTTGGTTTTTGGCATGTTGAATTCTTTTATAAGCAAGAAAAATTCCAATAGGATTCTAAAGTTCAGTGCCGCTTTGGTAGTGGTTCTCGGGTTTGTCATGATAGGAAGAGGACTGGCACTGTCGGGCATCAACATAAATTTTATGGGTAAAAGCAATGTTAATACCGATGGCATTGCAAAAATTGAGGGGAATTTTCAAAAGGTTGTTACAAAGGTTGATGCCGGAAGCTATCCTTCAATTATAGTACAGAAAGGAATACCTGTAAAATGGACTATTACTGCAGACAAGGAGTCTTTAAACCAATGCAACAATGAAATAACCATCCCAAAGCTCAATATAAACAAAAAGTTGACTGTGGGTGAAAATATAATAGAATTTACTGCTGAAAATGAAGGAGAAATTGTCTATACATGCTGGATGGGGATGATAAAAAGTAATATTTATGTGGTTTCGGACTTAAAACAAATACCCGAAAATATAACCTTGTTGAGAGACAATAAAGATAATACGGAATCGTCAAGCTGCAGCATGAGCAATTTGGAAGGAGAATATTCTCCTGGATCGAACAGTAATAATTGCAATGAAAAAGAAGCCTGCAGAATGGAAAAGGATAAGTCCGGGGAAGAGTGCGACAAGATGGGGAATAATCGGCTTAGTGCCGAATGCAGTACAACGGATAAATCAGTAAAAGGAAAAGGTGAGATGTCTGACGCAGTAAATCACAGCATACATGAGAAACAAAAAGTGCCAACGGGAGAAGAACAAAAGAAAGCTGCTGATGAAATAAAGTTTAAAACATGGGAAGGATATCTTATTGATAAACACTGCTTCGAAATAATGAAGCCGGAAAATGAAACCCGGGCGTGCCTTTTGATGGAGGAATGCGCCGACAGCGGATATGGTATTGCTGTAAAACAGAATGATGGAAACTATAAATTTTATATGTTTGATGAAAAGGGCCATCAGCTTGCCTATGAGCAGCTAAATAAGTTGACGAAAAACAGCGGGTTCAAAGTCATTGTTAAAGGTACTTTGACCGAAAATATAATAAATGTGTATGAGTTTTCTGTTAACTGA